A stretch of Desulfitobacterium dichloroeliminans LMG P-21439 DNA encodes these proteins:
- a CDS encoding molybdopterin-dependent oxidoreductase, which produces MEKNKAKLSRRQFLKGTAATGAMVGTMGAVGFANKAIADEVVSGESGSAPELKTVRTTCSPNCTGACGLNAIVENNEIKAIVQAADYPEQEYNPRGCLKGLSMMNLVYGPDRLQTPLIQKGKPGVDELQKATWEEALDYTAQRLKEIAAKYGPESIGVAFQVGGTSYVHKGAMSRLATLAGWNIHHAYDQNGDLPMFWPMTFGVQSEELEPSEWLNARYMAVFGSNILATRLPDAHFLVEARNKGTKVIVFDPSYSPTAAKADEYIAINGSSDAAVALGICKVILEEGLYDQNFISTFTDMPLLVRLDNGKRLKADEVEGLTKPTDTPTYREAFVAYNGNFLTVHSERLDLPENLLLEGEVEVPLKSGERVIAKPVFQLLKESLNHYTPEAVEKESGMKPDDLVRIAREMATIKPLHIVYGASNYQWYHGDLKGRALALINVLTGNIGQPGAGISTYAGQYRIRLKVGEWWVPEGRKQNWLPFLYVLNGPTENMKAKYPKDGIKALITGWGNPFDQHNMSNILRERVQSGELEFVANIDFQMTTSCEYSHVVLPGVTWYEKTDLTASPVHPYLQLQQPAITPVYEGRPELWIFRELAKRLNPEFEKYFFPGLEPDQAAEEVIKLLLKTGGPNCAGITLEQLKQGPVRLKSEVPGDRQIPFYEQVHGKRPFPPQSLPAKLEQTAQFVKSGRIEFYKDEDAFIEAGEQLPVHKPPFEESEYALNPAAREKYTFNFVTRNAIYRVHSTHSNNIWMNELQEGKAHIWLNPTDAEEKGIKQGDEVEVYNDRGKLLVYAVVDAGVGRKVAMFEQGWWSRYLKETSYNSLTYPFIKPTHEVYFVPGMWAPNTAWNECLCDVKKVGDQL; this is translated from the coding sequence GTGGAAAAAAACAAGGCGAAACTATCGCGACGCCAATTTCTAAAAGGGACAGCGGCTACAGGAGCAATGGTGGGTACCATGGGAGCCGTGGGCTTCGCCAACAAAGCCATTGCTGATGAAGTTGTTTCTGGGGAGAGCGGGAGCGCTCCTGAGCTCAAGACTGTGCGCACGACCTGTTCGCCCAACTGTACAGGGGCCTGTGGATTGAATGCTATCGTCGAGAATAACGAGATCAAGGCTATTGTGCAGGCGGCAGATTACCCGGAACAAGAATATAACCCGCGTGGCTGTCTTAAAGGGCTATCTATGATGAACCTAGTGTATGGTCCGGATCGCCTACAAACCCCCTTGATTCAAAAGGGAAAGCCCGGTGTCGATGAGTTGCAGAAGGCCACGTGGGAGGAAGCTCTTGATTATACTGCCCAAAGGCTGAAGGAAATCGCCGCAAAATACGGCCCAGAATCTATTGGGGTCGCCTTCCAAGTGGGAGGGACCAGCTATGTACATAAGGGAGCCATGTCGCGTCTGGCCACTCTAGCCGGATGGAATATCCATCACGCCTATGATCAAAACGGCGACCTGCCGATGTTTTGGCCCATGACCTTCGGGGTCCAATCAGAAGAACTTGAACCCAGTGAATGGCTGAATGCCCGCTATATGGCGGTATTTGGTTCTAATATTTTGGCTACCCGTTTGCCGGATGCGCATTTTCTCGTCGAGGCGAGAAATAAAGGGACCAAGGTTATCGTCTTTGACCCGAGTTATAGTCCGACTGCCGCCAAGGCCGATGAGTACATAGCCATTAATGGAAGCAGTGATGCTGCCGTAGCCTTGGGAATCTGCAAGGTTATCCTCGAGGAGGGGCTTTACGATCAGAACTTTATTAGCACCTTTACAGATATGCCTTTACTGGTGCGCCTAGATAATGGGAAACGTCTCAAAGCCGATGAAGTGGAAGGCTTGACCAAACCAACCGATACCCCGACCTATCGGGAAGCCTTTGTTGCCTACAATGGGAATTTCTTGACAGTTCATTCAGAAAGGCTGGACCTGCCTGAAAATCTTCTGCTAGAAGGAGAAGTGGAGGTGCCACTCAAAAGTGGGGAAAGGGTTATCGCTAAGCCTGTCTTCCAGCTTCTCAAGGAAAGCTTAAATCACTATACCCCTGAGGCCGTAGAGAAAGAATCGGGAATGAAGCCAGATGATTTGGTGCGCATTGCCCGGGAGATGGCGACAATCAAGCCTCTTCATATCGTCTATGGGGCTAGCAATTATCAATGGTATCATGGGGATCTTAAGGGACGGGCTCTGGCCTTGATCAATGTACTGACGGGAAACATCGGGCAACCGGGGGCAGGAATCTCAACCTATGCCGGACAATACCGGATTCGCCTTAAGGTGGGTGAATGGTGGGTCCCGGAAGGTCGTAAGCAAAACTGGCTTCCCTTCCTTTATGTGCTCAATGGTCCGACAGAAAATATGAAGGCCAAGTATCCCAAGGATGGCATCAAGGCCTTAATCACCGGCTGGGGAAATCCCTTTGATCAACATAATATGTCGAATATCCTCCGGGAGCGGGTTCAATCAGGGGAATTAGAATTCGTGGCCAACATTGACTTCCAAATGACCACCAGCTGTGAGTATAGTCATGTGGTTTTGCCGGGGGTCACTTGGTATGAAAAGACGGATCTCACGGCGTCGCCGGTGCATCCTTATCTCCAGCTGCAACAGCCTGCCATCACCCCGGTTTATGAGGGAAGACCGGAGCTTTGGATCTTTAGAGAATTGGCCAAACGCCTCAATCCGGAGTTTGAAAAGTACTTTTTCCCCGGACTGGAACCGGATCAGGCTGCGGAAGAAGTTATCAAGCTTTTGCTGAAAACCGGCGGGCCAAATTGTGCAGGAATCACCCTTGAACAGCTCAAGCAAGGCCCCGTCCGCTTAAAGTCAGAAGTGCCGGGTGATCGGCAGATTCCTTTTTATGAGCAAGTCCATGGTAAGCGACCCTTCCCGCCCCAAAGCCTTCCGGCAAAACTCGAGCAAACGGCTCAATTCGTAAAAAGCGGGCGGATTGAATTCTATAAGGATGAGGACGCCTTCATAGAAGCAGGAGAGCAGCTGCCGGTCCATAAACCGCCCTTTGAAGAAAGCGAATATGCTCTAAACCCCGCAGCGCGGGAGAAATACACCTTCAACTTCGTTACTCGTAATGCCATCTACCGGGTACACTCCACCCATTCGAATAACATCTGGATGAACGAGCTTCAAGAGGGCAAAGCCCATATTTGGCTCAATCCCACGGATGCAGAGGAAAAAGGGATCAAACAGGGCGATGAAGTTGAGGTCTATAATGATCGAGGCAAGCTCTTGGTCTATGCTGTGGTAGATGCCGGGGTTGGCCGGAAGGTCGCCATGTTCGAGCAGGGTTGGTGGAGTCGTTATCTGAAAGAAACTTCCTATAACAGCTTAACCTATCCCTTTATTAAGCCTACCCACGAGGTCTACTTCGTGCCGGGAATGTGGGCGCCCAATACCGCGTGGAATGAATGTCTTTGCGATGTTAAAAAGGTGGGTGATCAGCTATGA
- a CDS encoding 4Fe-4S dicluster domain-containing protein, with translation MKLGMVIDLDKCIGCRTCAVACKSHNAQPPGTWWNRVFTPGSPYHQSAVGEEGNLQMNFLPVSCQMCDNAPCEKVCPVGATYTDERGVVLVDFERCIGCRYCIAACPYNVRQFNWEDPKEVKKRAGYKEGYEYGYPAEARDKDGRLVYTPNRPVGVVEKCTFCFQYTSQGEEPACVQSCPSQARIFGDLEDPDSEVSRLIRDRQAFRLKEELGTQPKVYYLPASKPNR, from the coding sequence ATGAAATTAGGAATGGTCATTGATTTAGATAAATGTATCGGGTGTCGTACCTGTGCTGTAGCATGCAAATCCCACAATGCCCAGCCTCCGGGAACTTGGTGGAATCGGGTCTTTACTCCCGGCAGCCCTTATCATCAAAGCGCTGTGGGGGAGGAAGGGAACCTACAAATGAACTTCCTGCCGGTTTCCTGTCAGATGTGTGATAACGCTCCTTGTGAAAAGGTCTGTCCCGTAGGGGCGACCTATACCGATGAGCGGGGCGTCGTTCTTGTGGATTTTGAACGATGTATTGGTTGTCGCTATTGCATTGCAGCTTGTCCCTATAATGTGCGGCAGTTTAATTGGGAAGATCCCAAGGAAGTTAAGAAGCGGGCCGGCTACAAAGAAGGGTATGAATATGGATACCCAGCAGAGGCTAGGGACAAGGATGGACGGTTAGTTTATACGCCCAATCGCCCGGTAGGGGTGGTAGAGAAATGTACTTTTTGTTTCCAATACACTTCCCAAGGGGAAGAACCGGCTTGTGTTCAGTCCTGCCCTTCTCAGGCGCGGATCTTTGGAGATCTGGAGGATCCGGACTCAGAGGTGAGTCGCTTGATCCGCGATCGTCAGGCTTTCCGTCTGAAGGAGGAATTAGGAACTCAGCCTAAAGTCTATTATCTGCCGGCAAGTAAGCCCAACCGATAG